In Cololabis saira isolate AMF1-May2022 chromosome 4, fColSai1.1, whole genome shotgun sequence, one DNA window encodes the following:
- the LOC133442553 gene encoding odorant receptor 131-2-like, translating into MALNNSLTGARKVDNRMLLVQVLVGIFLCINIFLIATFFTKDLFYTTMRYILFAVTLLSDCLVLFITNIMVILSYFNVSIHMCLCLILYIVMSLYTFVTPFTLTAMTLERYVAICMPLRHAELCTTRGSLHLILIIHSISSVPCILTLSIFFATAGHMLYTQDRVCSVEMFLLYSWQGHLRSAVCQLFFLVMSIIIVFSYVEIMKVAKAASGEDKKSTWKGLRTVIIHAFQLLLCLIQLWCPFIETAMLKIDFMLYNHVRYINYIIFILTPRCLSPLIYGLRDELFFQSLKNYALRGLYNKHFSN; encoded by the coding sequence ATGGCATTGAATAACTCGTTAACTGGTGCTAGAAAGGTCGATAATCGAATGCTTTTAGTTCAAGTGTTAGTTGGAATTTttctttgcatcaacatttTTCTGATCGCAACATTTTTTACAAAGGACCTCTTCTACACAACCATGCGCTATATCTTATTTGCTGTGACTCTGCTGTCCGATTGCCTGGTTTTATTCATAACCAACATCATGGTCATCTTGAGCTACTTTAATGTCAGCATACACATGTGCTTGTgtcttattttatatattgttatGTCACTGTACACATTTGTCACACCATTTACTCTGACAGCAATGACTCTGGAGCGCTATGTGGCCATCTGCATGCCTCTGCGACATGCAGAGCTGTGCACCACGCGGGGTTCTCTGCACCTCATCCTCATCATTCACAGCATCAGCTCTGTTCCCTGCATTTTGACTCTCTCCATTTTCTTTGCTACAGCAGGTCACATGCTTTACACCCAGGATAGAGTATGCTCTGTGGAGATGTTCCTATTGTACAGCTGGCAAGGTCATCTTAGATCAGCTGTGTGTCAACTATTCTTCCTGGTTATGAGTATAATTATTGTTTTCTCTTATGTTGAAATAATGAAAGTGGCCAAAGCTGCATCTGGAGAAGATAAAAAGTCAACATGGAAAGGGCTCAGAACTGTGATTATTCATGCAttccagctgctgctctgtctCATCCAGCTGTGGTGCCCTTTCATAGAAACTGCAATGCTTAAAATTGATTTCATGTTGTATAATCACGTCAGGTACAttaattacattatttttattctaaCTCCAAGATGTCTCAGTCCTCTCATCTATGGTCTCAGGGATGAGTTGTTTTTCCAGTCACTGAAGAACTATGCTCTTCGTGGTTTGTAcaacaaacatttttcaaattaa
- the LOC133442554 gene encoding odorant receptor 131-2-like: MASNNSLNGAGKINNRILLVQVLVGIFLCINIFLITTFFKKDFFHTTMRYILFAVTLMSDCLILFITNIMVILSYFNFSIQMWLCLILYIVLSVYTFVTPVTLTAMTLERYVAICMPLRHGELCTTRGSLHLILIIHSISSVPCTLVLSIFFSTADHMLYTQDRVCSVETFLLYSWQSHLRSAVGQLFFLVMSIMIVFSYVEIMKVAKAASGEDKKSTWKGLRTVIIHAFQLLLCLIQLWCPFINAAMLEIDFMLYNHVRYINYIIFILTPRCLSPLIYGLRDELFFQSLKNYALRGLCNKHLSS, encoded by the coding sequence ATGGCATCGAATAATTCGTTAAACGGTGCTGGAAAGATCAATAATCGGATCCTTTTAGTTCAAGTGTTAGTTGGAATTTttctttgcatcaacatttTTCTGATCACAACATTTTTTAAGAAGGACTTCTTCCACACAACCATGCGCTATATCTTATTTGCTGTGACCCTGATGTCCGATTGCCTGATTTTATTCATAACCAACATCATGGTCATCTTGAGCTACTTTAATTTCAGTATACAAATGTGGTTGTGTCTTATTTTGTACATTGTTTTGTCGGTGTACACATTTGTCACACCGGTTACTCTGACAGCAATGACTCTGGAGCGCTATGTGGCCATCTGCATGCCTCTGCGACATGGAGAGCTGTGCACCACGCGGGGTTCTCTGCACCTCATCCTCATCATTCACAGCATCAGCTCTGTTCCCTGCACTTTGGTTCTCTCCATTTTCTTTTCTACAGCAGATCACATGCTTTACACCCAGGATAGAGTATGCTCTGTGGAGACGTTCCTATTGTACAGCTGGCAAAGTCATCTTAGATCAGCTGTGGGTCAACTATTCTTCCTGGTTATGAGTATAATGATCGTTTTCTCTTATGTTGAAATAATGAAAGTGGCCAAAGCTGCATCTGGAGAAGATAAAAAGTCAACATGGAAAGGGCTCAGAACTGTGATTATTCATGCAttccagctgctgctctgtctCATCCAGCTGTGGTGCCCCTTCATAAACGCTGCAATGTTAGAAATTGATTTCATGTTGTATAATCACGTCAGGTACATTAATTACATTATCTTTATTCTAACTCCAAGATGTCTCAGTCCTCTCATCTATGGTCTCAGGGATGAGTTGTTTTTCCAGTCACTGAAGAACTATGCTCTTCGTGGTTTGTGCAACAAACATTTGTCAAGTTAA